CGCCGCGCAGCGAAAAGTCGGAAAGGTACAACGCCGTGATTTCCAGATCGTCGGCGCGGTTGAGGGCGGCGTAGAGCGGCGCGAAATACTGGATCGGGTGCGTGTTGACGACCGCGACTCGTATCGGCCGTCCGGCATCGCCGGTAGCCGGGATCATGCGAGCGCCACATCCCCGAGCGGATAGCCGCGCTCCAGGTAGAACTCCTGCTGCGAACGGCTTCGCCGTTCGGCCATCTCGATGCGGAAAGCCGCGATCGAGACACCGACGATCGTCCAGTACATCAGTCCGCCGGTAGGATTGTTGACGGTGAACAGCACGAGGTGGACCGTGACGAAGATTAGGCTCGCCATGTGCGCCGCGATCATTAGCGGCGATTTCGATTTCCGCAGATGCCCGAGCACCAGAAAGATGACGAAAAGCTTGGGCAGGAACACCAGAGTGAAACCGACAAAACCCATTTCCTGCATGACGCGCGCGGTTTCCATTTCATAGGCGTTGCCATTGAGCCACCAGAGATAATCGCCGCCGATTATCGACATCGCCGCGTTGGAATTGCTGCCGATTCCCGTACCGATCAGGGGCGATGTTTTGAATGCGTCAGCTGCCTCGGTGATCGGCGTAGCCACTCGCTCGACCGCGCTATCAGAGTTGTTCGCGCGATACTCCAGCGCGGAAAAGGCGGTGCCGAAAAGCGACACGGTGACGATGCCGACAATGGCCAGGCCGACCGCAAATCTGAGTGCGGTCTGAAACGGCAATAGGCCTTTCCAGCCGCCGATCAATAATAGCAACGGGCCGGCAAAGGCAAAAACTACCATCGGTGTTCGCGCGCCGGTGGTCGCGGCACCGCCGATCGACAGCGCCAATGCGGCCGTGACGATCAGCAATGTCCGTCGCTTGGGGATCGATCCCAGCAACAGCGACGCCGCTAGTGGTACCGACAGCAGCAGGAAAGTCGTGAACCCGCCAATATAGGAAAACGTACTCGACGTTCTCGCCCGGCCCAGTTTGAAGTCACCTTCGCCCTGCTCACCGAAAAGAGATACCACGGCTTCGACGCCTTCTTCGTGGCTCACATACTGATTGATCCATGATGTCGGCGGCTGAGAAAATTGATACAGTCCGAGCAACGCGATCGGGATCGAGAGATAGCAGATCCGGATCATGATCTTGCGCAGCTGCAAGCGATCCTTGATGATGTCGGGGATGATGAATGCGAGCGGCAAATAGATCAGATAATTCTTCAATCCGAACAGGCTCAACAGCGACGATGGCGAGTTGGGATTGATCAGCTGAATGGCGCAATAAACCGCTTCGAGCAGCAGCAGAAACAGCAAGGTTCCGCTTTTCGGCCCAAGATCCTCGCTGCTGCGTGCTGAGATGAAATATCCCAAATAGGCGAAGAGCAGGATGAAATCCTTGACCAGCAGCAACTGTGACTGAAATCCCGGCAGGACCCATTTGCGGACAGCTCCCTCGAACATCGCCCAAACAAGCACGCCGATGATCGCGACACCCCAAAAGCGTATCGCTGCCACACAAAGCATGACGATGATGGGCAGAAGCGGGATGAAATTCAGAAGCATCTCAAACGCGCTCCGTGGTCGCTGATGATTGCCGCAGCAGCCGGTCGATCACGTCCGCACTACCTTTCAGCGAGTGCGGCTGATACCAGTTTTTTGCAGCCTGCTGCAACGCCCCAAGCGCGGTGTTGTCCATAACCGGGATCTTGTCGCTTTCGCCGAGCTTGAGATAATTCTCTCCCGGTCGAAGTCCGTCGTTTGTGCCAGTCGCTTCACTCAGGCAAATCGGGATTGCGCCATGGGCGCAATAGGCCGCGAAAATCGTCGATTTTGCGAGGCGGTCTGCGTCATAGTCGAGCAGCCCAAAACGTGCGCCACCCAGTTCCTTGCGGAGCGTAGCGATCGATGCCTGACCGATGCTACGGACCCGCGCGGCGCCGATCATCGCCGGCGGCTGCTCGGTGCGACCGCCCATATCGACGATCTCACCTATCTTGTTGGCGGTGACGAAGGCTTCGATCTGTGCGACGCGCTCGCGATAGACCGCATCATAGATGCCGGCCCGGCCGAAGATTGCCAGCGAAGCGGATCGCTCCGTCGCCGGAACCGTATCCTCAAGATCGCCGATCGTCGAAAAGACCGGCAGCGTGATGGCCGATCCGCGCTGCCCGCCGTGCCAGTGATCGAGTAGTGCGGCATAGGGGCCGGTGGTTGCGATGCCGGCCGTACTGATCCGCTGTATGCGCCGCGCTACCCAAGCCTGAAGTGGGCCGACCCAGAACGCACTGCTCCAGATCGGGCCGGTCGCGTACAGTTCGTGGAATATCGTAACGAGAGGCAGTGCCGAATTCTCGCGGTGCCAGCATTCCAGCCCTTTTACGAGCCATAGCGGCACCCCTTTGCGCTGATAACCATAGGCCGAAAGATGCAATAGGATCGGTACGGAAGCGCCCCGGGCGACGCGATCCAGCGTTTCCAGCAGCGCCCCCGCACTCCGTTCGGCAAGCTCGAGCGTTTCCCATTCGTCGTGCAGCTGTTCGTCCGGCGGCAGCGGCGAGCCCGAAATGAATACAGTTCGAATGTCATGATCGCGCAGCAGTTTTTCAGCGATCAGGCGCGCATAATCGCCAACGCCCTCGGGCGAGATGGAACGACGCGGAACGATCTGGATCAGCGTGCTGGTCATGCCCGTGCCTTGACGAGGGCGGGGCGGTACGAGCCTATGATGCCGATCACCAGCCCCTGGAGCAGCAGCGAGCCGCTGAGCGTCATGCTGAGCAGCAGCACCGACAAGGGGTGCGTGAAATCCCAAAATGGTGTGACAGCGGCCAGCAAGCTCAGTTGTACGAGCGCAACCAGGGGATCGAGCCGCACCCAACCCTTGGCGCGGTTGAGCAATACGGTGAGCGTCAAGACGAGCGCTATTGCCGACGTGGCCAGCGCGACGAGCAATTCGCGATTGAGGTGCGCATATTTCGGGCCGAGCAACCACAGGATAGGACCTGGTAAGGTGGCGCCGATCGCGATTACGCACAGGCCGACCGCGACCATCGCTGCCTTGGCGATCCAGCCCGCCCGGATGAAGCGGCGCAAATCGGTAATGCCGGCCAGGCGCGGGACAATCACGGTGACGGAAAAAGCCGAGAGAATCCCGACAATCGCGGTGATGCGGTTGACTGCGAATACCGAGGCGACCACTTCCGGCCCGCCGAAGCGTGAGGCGAGCCAGAGAATGACGCTGTCCTGCAAGGCAAAGGCCAGCACCGCGGGGGCGGCGGGCCCGACATAGCGCATGATCGATTTGAACAGTCCGGGCACGGCTACGCGTTGCCGTTCGATCTGCCCGCGCAATACCCAGCTACTCGCGCCGAATGTGACCGCGGAGCACACCAGCCCACCAAGCAGCGCCATCCAATAGGAGCGCGAGACACCGAGAACCATGACGATTGCCGCGAGAACGCGCATCGATTGCCCGGCGATGTCGCAAAGGTAGGAGCGCCGGAACCAGCCAAGCAGGCGCATGACCTGCAGATTGATTCCCGCACTCATCAGCAGAAAGGCGCTGCCGAGCAGCAGCGCAAGCGCGATCAGCAGGTCATCGAGGCTGTAGTGGGATCGAGACCCAACGGCGGGAAAGATCACTGCGGCGATCAGCCCCACACCGATGAACAGCAGAAAGCGGAGGCGGCGGATGCCCGACAGATAATCGCCGAACGCGACGCCGCCGACCCGCGCCTGCCGCCAGAAATAAGTGATCGAACTGCCCAGTCCGAGATCGCTGGAAATCGAAACGAACGTCAGCGTGGTCGCAGCCAGTGCATAAAGTGCATAATCCGCGATCGGGAGGTAGCGAACATAAACCAGCCCGGAGATCATGCCGATCGCCTGAGCGAAGCCGCTCGACAAACCGAATTCGAATAGCAAACGGAACCAGGATAGGAGGCGTTGGCGCAACATGGCGAACGCTCAGGCCGCCGGTGCGATATGCTCGGCCGCGATCAGGCGGCGGAGCAGGTCGTCGAAATCGACTGTCGAGCGCCATCCGAGCAACTGCTCCGCCTTCCCTGGATCACCATAGCTTGTTGCGATATCGGTCGCGCGCATCAGGTTCTGGTCGACTTCGACATGATCGCGCCAGTCGAGATTCTGCAGTTCGAAACAGCGCTGCACGAAATATTCGAGGCTATGGCTTTTGCCCGTCGCGACGACGAAGTCGGTCGCATGGTCGAGCTGCAGCATGCGCCACATCGCGTCGACATAATCCTCCGCCCAACCCCAGTCGCGCACGACGTTCAGTGCACCGAGCTTCAGTCGCTCGCCTGATCCCGCGGCAATGCGCGCGGCGGCGCGGACGACCTTGCGCGTGACGAAGCGTTCCGGGCGCAACGGCGATTCATGATTGAACAAGATGCCTGAGCTGGCGAACAGGCCATAAGCCTCGCGGTAATTAGCGACCTCCCAAAAGGCGGTCGCCTTGGCGACGCCATAGGGACTGCGTGGGTGGAATGGGCTCTCCTCGGTCGCGGGCTTTGTCTCGGTCGTTTCCCCGAAGCACTCGCTGGACGCGGCGTTGTAGAGACGTGTCTCGCCGCCCATGAAGCGCAGCACTTCGAGCAGGTTGAGCGTGCCGAAGGCGATGCTCTCGAGCGTTTCGACCGGCTGCGCGAAAGAGAGGCCGACCGAGCTTTGTCCGGCGAGGTTGTAGACTTCGTCCGGCCTGGTTTCCGACAGCACCTGCAATACGCTGCGGAAATCGGTCAGGGTCATCGACAGCGGGGTGACGCGATCGAGGATGCCGAGCTGCGCGAGATTGGAGAAGCGGGACACTTCCGCATCCCGCGAGGTGCCAAATACGCGATATCCCTTGTCGAGCAGCAGCTTCGCCAGCAGCGCGCCGTCCTGGCCCGAAATTCCGCAGATGAGCGCGTGCTTGGTCAAGACCTACCTCGTTGTTGCGCCCCAATTGTTGCGCCCCAAATTGTTGCGGATGCGAAGAGCATGATTTGCCGGGCGAGGAAAGGCGTAAATGCATGGCACGAGCCTGGCATTCGTCGAAATCGCTCCTTGTCAGCCGGCCGTATGGTAATGGTCGAGGAGGTAGCGCGACCATTCGCGCGACAAGAGGCCGTAGCTGCCTGCGGCATTAGCGCTGCGCCGTTCGAGACCTTCAACCCCTCCCATCCAGCTCGCATAGGGGATGGCGAAACCGGTCTTGCGGCGATGACGATGCCATTCGGGCAGGGCCGAGGCCGGCGCATTGGCAAGAAGCTTTTTGCCCTCGCCGGGTTTCAGGTGACCGATCAGCGGCGCCAGTTCGCGGAACAATGCGATATCGACCAGCGGTGTGCGGATTTCCACGCTATGGCGCATCCCCGCCCAGTCGGCGTCGCGCAACAACTGGTTGCGCATGTAGAAGCTGAGCTCGAGCAAGGTGACAGCCGCCTGATCCGAATCTGGCATCGGATCGAGCACGTCGTTCATCCGTGCGACGACGCCGAGCCGCGTGAGGCCGGCTTTGACGAAATTGGGATCGAGTATGCCGGCGAAGTCGTCAGGCAGTCGCAACGACCGGCGCACCAGATACGCGCCACCCAATGTTCCAGTATATCGCAGCAGTCCGGCCGCCTTGGGATTGTGGGTGGCGAAACGCGGCATCGCCATTTTGAGCAATCGCCCCGCCGCTGACCCAAGCCCGGGCAATCGCGCGATTCGTCCATAGCGTGCATGCCAGGCGGGGACGTCGACGAAGCTAGGATATCCGCCGAGCATTTCGTCGCCGCCGACTCCCGACAGGGCGACCTTCAGCCCCTGTTCGTGCGTCGCCTTGGCGACGAACCAGGTATTGATGCCATCGATCGAGGGTTGATCCATCGTGGCGAGAATCTGGTCGAGATCGGAGAGGAACTCGTCGCGACCGATACGGCGGACACTGTGTTGTGCGCCATAATAAGCGGCGATCCGTGCGGCGATCGGTACTTCGTCGTTTTCGCTGCCCTCGAATTCGTCAAAGCCGAGCGTGATCGTGTGAAGGGGGCGGGTCGATGCCTCCATCGCGACGCCGAGGATCGCGGCGGAATCGATTCCTCCCGACAGGAACAGCCCCACGGGCACGTCGGCAAGCAGATGGGCTTTGATGCTGTCGCGCACCGCATCCTGTGCGCGACGCAGCGCCACTGCATGATCGATATTCTCACGCTCCGCGGCAACGAGAATCTCCCCTGCGCTGACATAGCGACGCTGGCTGACGCCTTTAGCATCGACCGTGATGCAATGACCTGCGGGAAGCGATGCGATATCGGCGTACCAGGTGAACGGTTCGGGCACGCTGCCGAGCAACAGGAAGCCAACCACCCCGGCCGGATCCTTCTCGCTGCTGATGTCGCTGCCTGCGCGAAGCGCGCGGACCTGCGACGCAAAGCGGAAAGTGCCGCCTTTGTCGGCATAGAATAACGGCTTGATGCCGAACGCGTCGCGCGCGAGGAACAGGGAGCGTTCCCGGCTGTCCCAGATCGCGAAGGCGAACATGCCGCGCAACGCATCGAGCATCGCCGGGCCGCGATGTTCGAACAGGTCGAGCAGGATTTCGGTATCCGATGTCGTCGTCAGCGTGCGGCCGGCGTCGAGCGCTGCGGCGCGCAGTTCGGGGTAATTGTAGATCTCGCCATTATAGACGATCGTGTACCGTCCATCGCGACTGACCATCGGCTGGAGTGCGCGATCGGATAGATCGAGGATCGACAGGCGCCGATGACCGAGCACGCAACGGCCGTCCTCACTTGCCCACAGCCCTGCGCCATCGGGGCCACGGCTGGCCATGACGTCGCGAACTGCCACAACCTCTTCGCGCGTCGGTGCCGGCGCGTTCGAGCGATAGGCAAAAATGCCGTTCAAACCACACATTAAGCGGTTGATCCCCCCAGACCAACAGAGTGATATCTACATCAAGTTACTGAAAAAATGGTCGCTTTCGTCCAACGTCGCGATCTGTATCGTGACCGAAATGCTAGCACCGCGCCAGTGCCGATCGAGATGATTCAGATCAATTTTCCGATGACAGCTTACTGGTCTCTAGCCAAACAACATTTCACCTAAACGACGTCCGAAATTCGGAAAGGCGAAATATGCTAGCCCGGCCGGAATTTGCTTGCCACGCGACAGCGCCGTGAAGATCGCATTTTCCAACTCGTCCTGGCTCGACGGATCGATGGCGATGCCGATCGCCCCGTCGCGTATCGCCTCGAATCCGCCATCGCTATGGCTGGCGACTGCCGGCACGCCGCACGCCATCGCCTCGAGAAAGACAAACCCGAATCCCTCGCCACGGCTTGGCATGGTGTAGACGTCGGCAAGGCGGAAATAATCGGCCTTTCGGTCTTCGGGGACCATCCCGGTGAACACGACATGATCGGCGACGCCGAACTCGACCGCCTTCGCCTTGAGCCGGGCCATGTCGTCGCCCTTGCCGGCCGCGATGTAGATGAAGGATGGATCCTTCGCGCGGAGGCGCGGCAGGATCTCGATCATCTCGTCGAACCCCTTGGCGCGTTCCTCGCCGGCCATGCGGCCAAAGGTCATCAATACTTTGCGATCCGCCAGGCCGTATTGCGCGACCAGGTCGTCGGCCTTCGGCGCCATGCCATAATGTTCGAGATGGATCGCGTTGGGCAATATCGCCGTGCCCAGGCGAGGGGCGGCGGCCCAGGCCATATAACGCTCCAGCGTCACCCGGCTGATCGAGATGACGGTATCGATCCGCGACACCCAGCGATCGACCAGTCTGCGCGCCGTCGGCTGCCAGACCTCGATCCCGAAGATCAGCATCACCAGCTTCGCCCGGCGCAGGGTCGCGATCAGCACGCAGAGTGGCAACAGGTTGATATGGCCACAAATGACGATGTCGGGTTTTGGGCCGGTCAAGCCGCGCTTGAGCGCGGCGCGGGTAAAGCGTGCGATGCCGCCAAGGCCGTCGAGGTTGAACACCAGCCTGGTCGGCAGATCGCCGATCGGCGGGACGGCGATCCGCGGCAATGCTTCCACGCTGCCGACCTGAGGCAGTACGCACAAAGCGTCGAGAAAGTCGCGGTTATACTGTGAAATACCGCCGAAACCGCCATAGGCGTCGGACAGCAACATAAGGACGTGCGCACCCTTCGGCGCCGGACCGGTCATCGCGTTGCGAACACCGCCAGATGCGGCGCCTCGCGGTACAGATTGGGACCGCTCGAAGCCATCGTGCTCATAAAGCGCAGGGTGGGGAATTTCGCACGGACGACGGGAACGTCGTTGAACACCGAATAGCTGTAGAAGACGCCGTCGCCATCGGAATAGTGATAGCCCTTGCCGCGTGTCATCGCGAGGTCAAACAAGCGCCACAGGCCGACCGCGTTGATCGCCTGCTTGATCACTCGGTTGACCGCCGGGCCCTGGCCGAAATTGTTCGAATCGGAAATGAACACGCCCTTTTTTGCGACGCGGCACATCTCCGATACGGCGCGCTTATGGTTCTTGATATGATGCAGCACCCCGAATTCGCAGACCAGGTCGAAGCTGTTGTCGGCAAAGGCGAGGTTGAGTGCGTCGCCATCGACTAACTCGTCGGCCGACAAGCCCTTTTCATGCCCCTTGTCGCGCAGCGCCGCGACCGGCTCGACGCCAACATAGCGGATCGGATGGCGCTCCTTCAGATAGAGGATGCCGCGCCCGGTGCCGCTACCGATATCGAGGATCGATTCCACGCTCTGCTGACGAATGATGTCCGACAGCCAGTCGAGCGCGAGATAATGCTCGTCGCCGTCCGCGACGTGCATTTCGTCGTAGCGTTCGGCGGTCTGTGTATAATAATCGCGCTGCGCTGAGACTTCGGACATCGGCCTTTCCTCAGCGATCGCGGTTGGCGAAGAAATCGATCGTCGATTTCAGGCCTTCGGCGAGCGGTACTTTGGGCTGCCAACCGAGAATCGTCTGTGCCTTGGTAATGTCGGGCTTGCGTTGTTTTGGATCGTCGGCGGGCAGTGGCATGCGGATCAGCTTGGAGCGCGAGCCGGTCTGTTCGAGCACCAGTTCGGCCAATTCGATCATCGTGAATTCGACCGGGTTGCCGAGATTGATCGGTCCGGTCACGTCGGGCCCGGTATCCATCAAGCGGATGAAGCCATCGACCAGGTCATCGACATAGCAGAAGGAGCGGGTCTGTGATCCGTCGCCATAGATGGTGATCGGCTCGCCCCGCAGTGCCTGGACGATGAAGTTCGATACGACGCGTCCATCGGCCGGATGCATGCGCGGGCCATAGGTGTTGAAAATCCGCGCGACCTTGATCTCGAGCGCATGCTGGCGGTGATAATCGAAGAACAAAGTTTCGGCGCAGCGCTTGCCTTCGTCGTAACAGGAGCGCGGGCCGATCGGGTTGACGTTGCCCCAATATTCCTCGGGCTGCGGGTGAACCGACGGGTCGCCATAGACTTCGCTGGTCGAGGCCTGGAAGATCTTCGCCTTCACGCGCTTGGCCAGGCCGAGCATGTTGATCGCGCCGTGCACCGAGGTCTTGGTCGTCTGCACAGGATCGTGCTGATAATGGACCGGTGAGGCGGGGCAGGCGAGGTTGTAGATCTCGTCGACCTCGACATAGAGCGGCAGGCACACGTCGTGGCGCATGAATTCAAGCCGCGCATGATTATGCAGATGTTCGATATTGCGCTTGGCGCCGGTGAACAGATTATCGACGCACAGCACCTCGTGACCCTGTTCGAGCAACCGGTCGATCAGGTGCGAGCCGACAAAGCCGGCGCCGCCCGTTACAAGAATACGTTTTCTGCTGTCGTAAAGACGTGCCACGAAAGTCCCCTGATTACAGTGCGGTGCCAGCGACGCTGAAGCGTCGCGCCGAAACCACGCGTTTTTCCACCACATCCGTATTGCGGACGAACAGGCGATTGGATGCGCCCGAGCCGCTGCTGGCGGTGGTCAGAGCGCGCTTGAACGGATCATAGAAACGCTCGACGAACCCGGCCGCCGAGAGTTGCGCAAGGATTGCCGGATCGACAGTTTCAATTTCGATCGCCAGTAGCGACGGCTTGGCAAGCGTTGCTGCGGCGCCAGCGAAGACTGCGGGCTCGTGCCCTTCGACATCGATCTTGAGCATGATCGGGTCCGCTTTGCCAACTGCCATATCGAGTGTGGTCAGTGCGACCGCCACTGTTCCCGCACCGGCGTGATCGACAAGCTGATTCATCGTATCGCGGTCGCCGGTCAGCGTGCCGGTGCCGGCGGCATCGCTGAGCGCAACGCGTTGGACAGAAACCTTTGCGCCGATCGCGTTATGCTCGATATTCGCATCGAGCCGATCAGCGGTTGCGGGATGGGGCTCGATCGCGATCACGTCCGCACCAACGACTCTCGCAGCCAGCACGGTGTAACTGCCCACATTAGCGCCGACATCGACCAGCAAGTCGCCCACGCGCAGGAAATGTAACAGAAAACCCATATCGGCGAATTCATGCAGCCCGAAATAGAGGTTGCCTGTCGCGCCGGTCATTCCGCGCTCGATCAGCAGCCGTGCGCCTTCGATCCAGCTTTTGTCATGGATGCCGGGCTTCAGCCGGCTTTCGATCTGCCAGCGTGCGATGCGCGACAACGTCCTGATCGGCGCGCGCCGTCCAAGCGGATGGTCCAGCGCGTAGCCGACAAGATCGCTCATCGCGCTCATGCTGCGGCGCGCTCGTGCCGTGCGTCAGGGCCGTTGTCGAGGAACCAGCGATAGACTTCGGCGATGCCCGTGCCGAGCGGCACCGAGGATTCCCAGCCAAGCGCCTTGAGTTTGGTGGTATCGACCAGCTTGCGCGGCGTACCATCGGGGCGGGTCGCGTCGAATGCGACCTTGCCCTGGAAGCCGACCGCCTCGGCAACGAGATGGGCGAGGTTGGCGATACTGACCTCGTCGCCAGTACCGATATTGACAAACTCGTCGTCGGAATAGTTGCGCGCGAGGAACACCAGCGCGTCGGCGAGATCGTCGACATGGAGGAATTCGCGTAGAGGGGTGCCGCTGCCCCAGACCGACAGCGTATCCGCGCCCGCCAGCTTGGCCTCATGCGCCTTGCGCATCAATGCAGGCAGAACATGGCTCGATTCGAGATCGAAATTATCGAACGGGCCATAAAGGTTGGTCGGCTGGGCAGAGATGAAGTCGCAGCCATATTGCCGGCGATACGCTTCGCACAGTTTGAGCCCGGCGATCTTTGCGATGGCGTACCATTGATTGGTCGGCTCGAGCGGCCCGGTGAGCAAGGCGCTCTCGGCCATCGGCTGGGCTGCCAGTTTGGGGAAGATACACGACGATCCGAGAAAGACGAGTTTGGCCACCGCGGCGCGGCGCGCGCCCTCGATCACGTTCGTCTCGATCATCAGATTGTCGTAAAGAAACTCGCCCGGCCGGTCGTTATTGGCCGCTATTCCGCCGACCTTGGCGGCGGCGAGGAAGATCAGATCGACCGGATTCGCCGCCATCCAGGCGAAGGTCGCCGCCTGATCCCGCAGATCGATGCGGGTGTCGGGCGAGACGATCGTGCAGCCTTCGCTCGCCAGCCGCCGCACGATCGCGCGTCCGACCATGCCGCGCTCGCCCGCTACCCAGATTTTCTTGTCCTTGAGGTCAAATTTCAGGTCGGACATCGGTTTAGCCGGTCTTTTTGCGATAGGTGACGACCATCGACTTGGCGAGGGCGGGGACGCGTCCGACCCGGTCGAAGCCAATCTCCTCGAAGCCGGCGCGCGAGAACAACCTACCGAGCGTTGCGCGGCTCCAGAATTTGATATGCCCGCCTTCCCACAACGCGGTGAAGTGATTCTCCATCTTGCCGCTGGCAGCGAGGACGAGGTTCTTCAGATACGAATGATAGGGCGTGCTGATGATCGCGATACCGCCCGGGACGAGCAGTTCATCGATCGCCTCGGCATAGCGTTTCGGCGAGAAGACATGCTCGGCCACCTCAAGGCTGACCACGGCATCGAACTGGCCGAAGCGCGCCGCTAGATTTTCGTCCGAGGAACCAAGTTCGAGGCGGCACTGCGGAAAATTCTTGTTGGCGATCTCGATGCCGGTCTCCGACGGATCGATGCCGGCGATCTCATAACCGAGACCGGCCAGTGCGATTGCGTTCGACCCGTTGCCGCATCCGAGTTCGAACAGCTTCTTGCCCCTGGCATTGGCCTCAAGCGATGCGCGCACGGCAGGGAAAAGATAGGCATGAGTGTGCGACACCCCGCTGTTGGAAAAGCCGTAATCGACGATCGACGATGTCTGGGTCATGCCGGTTGCTCCAATCCCCTGTGGCGCTTCGGCTGATCAGCTCGTGATCGCGTAAAGTGCGGCGGGGCGCTCCTCGTCGGGGCGGCGCGTTTCAGCCTCGCGCGCGACCACCTTCAGGTCCTCGCGCACCATTTCGGCGCACAATTCGTCGAGCGTGGTGGTTGCTTCCCAGCCGAGCAGGCGCTTGGCCTTGGCCGGATTGCCGATCAGCAAGTCGACCTCGGTCGGACGGAAATAGCGCGGATCGACCTTGACCAGAATCTTGCCGGTCTTGCGGCAGGTGCCGACTTCATCGACACCGGCGCCGCTCCAGTCGATCTGCTTGTCGACCTCGGCGAATGCCTTTTCGACGAACGAGCGCACCGTCTGCGTCACCCCGGTGGCGAGAACGAAATCGTCACCCTTTTCATGCTGGACGATGCGCCACATGCCCTCGACATAGTCGCGCGCATGACCCCAGTCGCGCTTGGCATCAAGATTGCCGAGCCATAGGGTTTCCTGCAGGCCGAGATGATTGGCCGCCACCGCGCGCGTGATCTTGCGGGTGACGAAGGTCTCGCCACGCAGCGGGCTTTCATGGTTGAACAGGATGCCGTTCGAGGCATGGATGCCATAGGCTTCGCGATAATTCACCGTGATCCAATAGGCGTACATCTTGGCCGCGGCATAGGGCGAGCGCGGATAGAAAGGCGTCGTTTCGGACTGCGGCACTTCCTGCACCATGCCGTACAGTTCCGATGTCGATGCCTGGTAGATGCGGGTCTTGTCGACCAGGCCAAGGAGGCGGATCGCCTCCAGCAGGCGCAAGGTGCCGATGCCGTCGGCATTGGCGGTATATTCCGGCGTCTCGAAGCTGACCGCCACATGGCTCATCGCTGCGAGATTGTAGATCTCGTCAGGCTGAACCTCTTGCACGATACGAGTCAGATTCATCGAATCCGTCATGTCGCCATAATGGAGATGAAGCCGTGCGCCCGCCTCGTGCGGGTCCTGATAGATATGGTCGATGCGTCCGGTGTTGAACGAGGATGATCGGCGCTTGATGCCGTGAACTTCATAACCCTTGGC
This portion of the Sphingomonas sp. So64.6b genome encodes:
- a CDS encoding FkbM family methyltransferase, with translation MSDLVGYALDHPLGRRAPIRTLSRIARWQIESRLKPGIHDKSWIEGARLLIERGMTGATGNLYFGLHEFADMGFLLHFLRVGDLLVDVGANVGSYTVLAARVVGADVIAIEPHPATADRLDANIEHNAIGAKVSVQRVALSDAAGTGTLTGDRDTMNQLVDHAGAGTVAVALTTLDMAVGKADPIMLKIDVEGHEPAVFAGAAATLAKPSLLAIEIETVDPAILAQLSAAGFVERFYDPFKRALTTASSGSGASNRLFVRNTDVVEKRVVSARRFSVAGTAL
- a CDS encoding GDP-L-fucose synthase, which translates into the protein MSDLKFDLKDKKIWVAGERGMVGRAIVRRLASEGCTIVSPDTRIDLRDQAATFAWMAANPVDLIFLAAAKVGGIAANNDRPGEFLYDNLMIETNVIEGARRAAVAKLVFLGSSCIFPKLAAQPMAESALLTGPLEPTNQWYAIAKIAGLKLCEAYRRQYGCDFISAQPTNLYGPFDNFDLESSHVLPALMRKAHEAKLAGADTLSVWGSGTPLREFLHVDDLADALVFLARNYSDDEFVNIGTGDEVSIANLAHLVAEAVGFQGKVAFDATRPDGTPRKLVDTTKLKALGWESSVPLGTGIAEVYRWFLDNGPDARHERAAA
- a CDS encoding methyltransferase domain-containing protein produces the protein MTQTSSIVDYGFSNSGVSHTHAYLFPAVRASLEANARGKKLFELGCGNGSNAIALAGLGYEIAGIDPSETGIEIANKNFPQCRLELGSSDENLAARFGQFDAVVSLEVAEHVFSPKRYAEAIDELLVPGGIAIISTPYHSYLKNLVLAASGKMENHFTALWEGGHIKFWSRATLGRLFSRAGFEEIGFDRVGRVPALAKSMVVTYRKKTG
- the gmd gene encoding GDP-mannose 4,6-dehydratase — translated: MTKTALITGVTGQDGAYLSELLLAKGYEVHGIKRRSSSFNTGRIDHIYQDPHEAGARLHLHYGDMTDSMNLTRIVQEVQPDEIYNLAAMSHVAVSFETPEYTANADGIGTLRLLEAIRLLGLVDKTRIYQASTSELYGMVQEVPQSETTPFYPRSPYAAAKMYAYWITVNYREAYGIHASNGILFNHESPLRGETFVTRKITRAVAANHLGLQETLWLGNLDAKRDWGHARDYVEGMWRIVQHEKGDDFVLATGVTQTVRSFVEKAFAEVDKQIDWSGAGVDEVGTCRKTGKILVKVDPRYFRPTEVDLLIGNPAKAKRLLGWEATTTLDELCAEMVREDLKVVAREAETRRPDEERPAALYAITS